The genomic region TAACTCTTGTTGAAACTAATGGCTTCACCAGTTAAGCTGTGTAAATTATTCATATTTGCACCGCTATGGCAGGTAAGGCAATTCATAGTTTTCGCGTCGCCATGCACAATTTCAATATCCCAATGCGAACGAGGTAATAACACGTCTGGATCTCGCATTTCAGCCAATGGTTTTGCATGGCACTCCGTACATTCATACATTGTTAAATGCTTTTTTCGCTCTGGAATAAGGAAAGTTTTATCCCCCTCTGTTACTTCAATTAAATCTTTTTCAGCTATATATTCTTCGGAAGAAATACTCGTTCCTTTGTAGTGTTTACTTTCTGCTTCTATTTTTTCTATTACTGAATGATAATCAGATTCTTTATGCTTTATGCAAGAGATGAAAAATACAGAGCACAAAAGAAGCACCGTCATTATTTTGATAAAGGCTCTCATGGCAAATTAAATTTAGTAGTGTTCATTTCCCTATCGGTTACCTCTTGCATTTTTAAAACATGGCATTGCATACAATTCTCCCGCTGCGGATGCGTAACCCTAATTTCTGCCGGAGCCGCTGGCCCTGCATGGCAAGACAAACAATTTTCCCGCATTTGTATGTGATGAGGAACTACTGGCGGACTTCCGGGCAATGCATTATTATTCCCTACTGATGCGTGTTCTTTCTTTATAAATTCAGTTTTAACAAACAGTGCCTCGGTTTTTTTGGTAACGTGGCATTGCCTGCAATTTATCATTTCAGGGTGCGGTGTTATGGGCGCATACGCATCAAATTTAGATACAAACCCACCCGATTTATGGCACTGTAAACACGTTACGCTTCCCATACTTCGCTCCTCTTTTACAGGATGTGGTATAGATGGCGGCGCACCATCGTAGGCACGGTTATCATAATACGTTTCCAAAGACCGTTGATGCGCCTCATCGTAGGGCATTTCTTCATATCGTAATCCCCTTTCAGAACCACTAAAAACGCCTCGATCTATCGGCAAATACGGATGCGGCTTTTCCTTTTCAACCGGAACGTAAGATTCCTCCAAACCAGACCAGTAACTTTTGTTCCAGACAATTACAAAAGCAACAAATAACACCGAAAAAAATATGATTATCCAAATTCGTTTCACACGTTTAAATTTTATTAATCATCTATTAATAATCTCATTATAAAATTGAGAACGTGTGTAACCCTGCCTACCGCAGGCAGGCACTCCGTTCTCGCATTAAAAATTTTAAACATCTTCTTTTTCAAAGTAATTTTTAAAATTTCTTAAAGCTCGTTTCATCTGCTAAGCTTTTTCAACTTTAACGGCACATTTTTTATAGTCGGGTTGCTTCGAGATAGGACAAAAAGCATCCAAAGTAAGCTCGTTTATAAGCATGTGTTCATCAAAAAACGGAACGAACACTTGCATGGGTTCAGGAACCCCCCTTAGATTTATAGCTGCAGGAACCGTAATTTCACCTCTTCTGGTGGTTAACTTAACCAAATCTCCAGTGGCTATATTTAAACGTTTGGCATCTTCTGGGTTTAATTCTACATAGGCATGCGGCATCGCTTGATGCAATACGGGAATGCGTCGTGTCATGGATCCTGTATGCCAATGTTCCACTACCCTTCCTGTGCACAACCAGTATGGATATTCCTCATCTGGCATTTCGGGCGGTGCTTCATAAGGTCGTTGCCAAATAACTGCTTTTCCATCTGGATTTCCGTAGAAATCAAATTCACTACCCTCCTTACATGCTGGATCATATTTTTCATTAAAGCGCCATTTGGTTGATTTGCCATCTACATAAGGCCATTGCATACCTGGATTCTCTTTCAGCACTTCGTAAGGCGCCATGTTATGCTTTTTTCCAGCGTGATGTTTTCTGTATTCATTATAAATCTCTTCAATATGAGATTCTTCTTTGTAGTTAAACTGCTTCTCAAACCCCATCCTTCTTGCCACCTCAACTAGTTGCCATGTATCGCTCATGGCATCCCCTGGCGGAGTCAGCATCTTTTCGAAATGTTGTGTTCGTCTTTCGGAGTTACCATACATTCCTTCCCTTTCAATCCACATGGCCGAAGGCAGAATTACATCGGCAATTTCTGTGGTTGGCGTTGGGTAGACATCAGAAACTACAATAAATCGATCTTTCTTTTCCGTAGCGTCTCTATACCGTTTTAGTTTAGGCATGGTTACCATGGGATTGGTTACTTGTATCCACATAAAACGGATATCGCCTCTGTCTAATGCCCGAAACATTTCTACTGTATGATAGGTAGGTTTTGGTGAGATATTTTCAGCAGGAACTCCCCATATATCCGCCGCAAACTTTCGGTGCTCTTCATTCATCACTACACCATGAGGTAACTTATGCGTAAGGGTTCCTACTTCCCGAACGGTTCCACAGGCGCTGGGCTGTCCTGTTAAGGAAAACGGACTGTTACCAGGCGTTGAAATCTTTCCGGTAAGTAAATGGATGTTGTATATCAAATTGTTCATCCAAGTACCACGGGTATGCTGGTTTGGCCCCATACACCAAAGTGACATAACTTTAGTATTAGGGTTTCCGTAATACGCAGCCATGTATTTTATATCTTTTACACTTACACCTGAATATTTTGAAACTTTTTCAGGAGTATAATCTTCTAAAAAGTTTTTAAAGTCTTCAAAATCGATTAGGGCTGGCTTATCATTAAAAACATAATTATCTTCTAGACCATAGCCCATTTCGGTTTCGCCTTTTTTAAACACGCAATGTTTAGACACAAACGATTCGTTTACGCGACCTTTATTGATAAGTTCATAACAAATCGCATTGGCCACTGCCAAATCTGTTTGCGGATTGAAAATAATGGATTTATCCGCTGCCATGCTCGTTCGGGTAGTTCGTGTTGCAAAGTCTATTATCTTGACACCTCGTTTTTGACGTTGATCCAAAATTCGGGAAAATAGCACTGGGTGCATTTCAGACATGTTGTTTCCCCAAAGCACAAAAACGTCAGCATAATCAATATCATCGTAACACCCCATGGGTTCATCTATTCCGAAGGACGACATAAATCCAGTTACCGCACTAGACATACACAATCTGGCATTAGCCTCCACATTATTGGTGCCGATACATCCTTTAAAAAACTTAGAAGCTGTATAACCATCGGGAATAGTCCATTGACCAGAACCGTATATAGCTACTGAATCTTTTCCGTGATCTTTTATGGTACTGGACATTTTTGAAGCAATAAGATCGAGTGCTTCTTTCATGGAAGTTTCTACAAACGTGCCATTCTTTTTAACCAAAGGCTTCGTAAGTCGGTCTTTTCCGTAGAGTGCCATAATAGAATGATATCCTTTTACGCAACATAGACCTTTGTTTACGGGAGAGGCTGGGTCGCCTTTCACCGCTACCGCTTTTCCGTTTTGAGTGCCAATGAGAACACCACAGCCAACGCCACAAAATCGACACGGTGATTTTTTCCACTCTAAATTGTCCAGCCCCTTCAATCCAGCTAATTGATCTTCAGCAAAAAGAATTCCTGGAAACATGGTGGCTGCCGTAGTCATTGCCGATAAAAGCGCCATTTTCTTTAAAAATTCCCTACGGTTGGTTGCTACTTTCATGCGATACTAATTATATTTTTTCTTTTTTTTAGTGTGAATGCCTAAACATTAATCCATGGATTAAGAAGTCGAAGAAGTTATATTTTCTGGAGAATAACCTGAGACCATTGACATGAACTTTAAAGATTTCACACCATTGATTTTTTCTTTTAGCAGCTCCTCTTCCTCTTCATTTTGAGTATCCGTAACCAAAAGAATGATTTCTTCGTTGGTTGCTTCGGCCACTTCGCAGCCAGCAATCGATTTTAAAGATTTTACCAAGGTTTCCTTTTCCCCGTCGTAAGGCAAAACGATATAACTTTTTATAGGCATATCTACAATATTGATATTTCATCTGTTAATATTCATCTGTTCTATTTGGTCAGACCTGCCTTGCCGCAGGCAGATGTCATACTCCATTAATCATATCGATGGGTTTACAATTTATTAATGAGTATTTCACATTAAAAGTAAGGGGGAAGAATAAAAGAAAATGTGACATTCCTCATACACCATTAAGATTATATAGCAATGCCGTTTTTCCTAAGCATTAAATTACAAATAAATAATATAACTATTTGTGAATGAGATATATTTAGAATGAATTTAAGTAAATATAGATTGGTGAAAAGACTCTACTATTAATAATCAATATCCTTATTTTTGTAGTATGACAAAAAAAGATATTTCTAATTTAGAGGATATTAAAGCGCTCGTAGATACTTTCTACGGGAAGGTAAGGGAAGACAGTCTGCTTGCTCCTATTTTCAATAAAGTAATCCAAGACCGATGGCGAATGCATCTCGAAAAGATGTACACTTTTTGGGAGACGGTTTTACTGCAAAACCACACCTATTATGGGAGTCCGTTTCCTCCCCATGCAAAACTGCCCGTTACGAAGGAACATTTTGATAAATGGAAATCTTTATTTTATGAAACTATTGATGCTAATTTTCAAGGTGAAAAAGCAGATGAAGCCAAATGGAGAGCCGATAAAATGGCGGAAATGTTCCTTTATAAAATTGAATATCTAAGGAGCTAAGCCTGTTTTTTTAAACCACTTTCTTGCGCCTATCTTCTTTTTGAACTTGAAAATCCTCGTAAAATTTGTATTGGTTGGATATGTTCTAGTTGAAGTTATGTTGTTGAAGATAAGCGCCACCAATAAAAGAATGAGACAGCCCGTAAAAACAGGAAAAACTACATACAAATAACCTAAGTTCTGAACCTTTTCTGAACCTATAACCGCTATTAAAGCGGTTGCCCCTCCCGGAGGGTGCAGGGTTTTGGTGATTTGCATTAATACAATGGATAGGGCTACGGCCAGAGGTGCCGTTATCCAAATTATATCTGGAAGTAATTGAAAGACCGTTACGCCAATCAAAGCAGAAACTACGTGTCCACCAATAAGGTTTCTTGGTTGCGCCAACGGACTTTGAATGGAGCCATACACCAGCACACTCGAAGCGCCAAAAGAGCCAATTAAAAACAAGTTTTCGTATTCCGTTAAGCTCTCACTATGGAAAAATGCCATTAAACCTATTCCCACAAAAGCACCTATAAACGACCAGAAATGCTCTTTTATATCTACTAAAGTTTCCTTGTAAACCAAATACCTTGTAATTCTTATTCCTCTTCTTAATTGCTTTTTCAACAGTTACCTATTTCTGAAATAAATCATTTTTAGAATTTCTTTCAAAGGTAATTTCTAAATCATTTTTAAAAAACTAATCTTGCGTAATGGAACAAAAATGTGGTTAAACTTTACAATTATAAGTTGTTATTTATTCTTTGGTTTTAGGTGAGATAATATATCCTTTGCCATTTTTGCCAAATCGTATTCATGTTGCCAATCCCAGTCCAATCGAGCACGTGTATCGTCTATGCTATCTGGCCATGATGCGGCAATTTCTTGACGGAAATCGGGATTATAGGAAATTTTAAAATCTGGATAATACTTTAAAAGCTCTTGGTAGATATCTTTTGGTGAAAAACTAATGGCCGCTACATTATAAGAAGATCGAATACTAATATCTTCTTTCGGAGCCTCCATTAAATCTAAGGTCGCTTTGATGGCGTCTGACATATACATCATTGGCAAGTACATATCTTTATCTAGGAAACACTCAAATTCTT from Galbibacter sp. BG1 harbors:
- a CDS encoding cytochrome c3 family protein; this encodes MRAFIKIMTVLLLCSVFFISCIKHKESDYHSVIEKIEAESKHYKGTSISSEEYIAEKDLIEVTEGDKTFLIPERKKHLTMYECTECHAKPLAEMRDPDVLLPRSHWDIEIVHGDAKTMNCLTCHSGANMNNLHSLTGEAISFNKSYQVCAQCHTSQFKDWKGGAHGKNISGWAPPRAINSCVNCHNPHQPKFNKRWPDVFNVHKELQRK
- a CDS encoding cytochrome C → MKRIWIIIFFSVLFVAFVIVWNKSYWSGLEESYVPVEKEKPHPYLPIDRGVFSGSERGLRYEEMPYDEAHQRSLETYYDNRAYDGAPPSIPHPVKEERSMGSVTCLQCHKSGGFVSKFDAYAPITPHPEMINCRQCHVTKKTEALFVKTEFIKKEHASVGNNNALPGSPPVVPHHIQMRENCLSCHAGPAAPAEIRVTHPQRENCMQCHVLKMQEVTDREMNTTKFNLP
- a CDS encoding molybdopterin-dependent oxidoreductase, which codes for MKVATNRREFLKKMALLSAMTTAATMFPGILFAEDQLAGLKGLDNLEWKKSPCRFCGVGCGVLIGTQNGKAVAVKGDPASPVNKGLCCVKGYHSIMALYGKDRLTKPLVKKNGTFVETSMKEALDLIASKMSSTIKDHGKDSVAIYGSGQWTIPDGYTASKFFKGCIGTNNVEANARLCMSSAVTGFMSSFGIDEPMGCYDDIDYADVFVLWGNNMSEMHPVLFSRILDQRQKRGVKIIDFATRTTRTSMAADKSIIFNPQTDLAVANAICYELINKGRVNESFVSKHCVFKKGETEMGYGLEDNYVFNDKPALIDFEDFKNFLEDYTPEKVSKYSGVSVKDIKYMAAYYGNPNTKVMSLWCMGPNQHTRGTWMNNLIYNIHLLTGKISTPGNSPFSLTGQPSACGTVREVGTLTHKLPHGVVMNEEHRKFAADIWGVPAENISPKPTYHTVEMFRALDRGDIRFMWIQVTNPMVTMPKLKRYRDATEKKDRFIVVSDVYPTPTTEIADVILPSAMWIEREGMYGNSERRTQHFEKMLTPPGDAMSDTWQLVEVARRMGFEKQFNYKEESHIEEIYNEYRKHHAGKKHNMAPYEVLKENPGMQWPYVDGKSTKWRFNEKYDPACKEGSEFDFYGNPDGKAVIWQRPYEAPPEMPDEEYPYWLCTGRVVEHWHTGSMTRRIPVLHQAMPHAYVELNPEDAKRLNIATGDLVKLTTRRGEITVPAAINLRGVPEPMQVFVPFFDEHMLINELTLDAFCPISKQPDYKKCAVKVEKA
- a CDS encoding group III truncated hemoglobin; the protein is MTKKDISNLEDIKALVDTFYGKVREDSLLAPIFNKVIQDRWRMHLEKMYTFWETVLLQNHTYYGSPFPPHAKLPVTKEHFDKWKSLFYETIDANFQGEKADEAKWRADKMAEMFLYKIEYLRS
- a CDS encoding HPP family protein; translated protein: MKKQLRRGIRITRYLVYKETLVDIKEHFWSFIGAFVGIGLMAFFHSESLTEYENLFLIGSFGASSVLVYGSIQSPLAQPRNLIGGHVVSALIGVTVFQLLPDIIWITAPLAVALSIVLMQITKTLHPPGGATALIAVIGSEKVQNLGYLYVVFPVFTGCLILLLVALIFNNITSTRTYPTNTNFTRIFKFKKKIGARKWFKKTGLAP